A window of Cellulomonas sp. SLBN-39 genomic DNA:
GGTCCATGCGTGTCAGCCTGGTCTGACATCGGTCGGATGTCAACCTGATCTGACATCTTTCCGGCCCGGTCCCGTGCCCTCCTCCCACGGGAGGAGGGGCGTCCCGCGCCGTTCTCCTCCGCCGGCAGGTGCTGCCGCCCCCGTCACGGTTCGTAGCGTCGCCGACGGACGCCCCCCCCGGGGCCCGACGACGAGGAGACGCGATGATCGAGGTGGACGCGCTGACCAAGCGCTACGGCAGCACCACGGCGGTGGACGGGCTGACGTTCACCGCCGGGCCCGGTACCGTCACCGGGTTCCTCGGGCCCAACGGAGCCGGCAAGTCCACGACGATGCGCGTCGTCGTCGGGCTCGAACGGCCCACGTCCGGCACCGCGACCGTCGACGGGCGCCGGTTCGCCGACCTGCCCGCGCCGCTGCACGCCGTGGGCGTCATGCTCGACGCCCGCTCCGTGCACCCCGGCCGCACGGCGTACAAGCACCTGCTCGCGATGGCGCAGACCCACGGCATCGGCAGGGCCCGCGTGCGGGAGGTCATCGCCCAGACCGGGCTCGAACCCGCCGCGCACCGCCGCGCGGGCACGTTCTCCCTCGGCATGGGCCAGCGGCTCGGCATCGCCGGCGCCCTGCTCGGCGACCCCGCCACCCTGATCCTCGACGAGCCCGTCAACGGGCTCGACCCCGACGGCGTGCTCTGGGTCCGGCGCCTCGTCCGCGAGCTCGCCGCCGAGGGGCGCACCGTCCTGCTCTCGTCCCACCTCATGCACGAGCTCGCGCTGTGCGCGGACCGCGTCGTCGTCATCGGCCGCGGGCGCCTGCTCGCCGACGCCTCGGTGCAGGAGATGGTCGAACGCTCCGAGCGCACCGGGGTCGTGCGGGTCCGCACCGACGGCCCCGAGGCCCTCGCCCGGGCGCTCGTCGCCGCCGGCGCCCACGTCGCGACCGCGGACGGCGGCGCGCTGCACGTGCGCGGCGCGACCGTCGACGAGGTCGGCACCGCCGCACGCCGCTGCGACGTCGCCGTCCTCGAGCTCGCCACGCAGACCGGCACCCTCGAGGACGCCTACCTCCAGCTGACCGGCGACGCCGTCGAGTACCGCACCGACGCCCCCCGGGGAGGAGCACGATGAGCGCCCCCACCGCCGCTCCCCGCCCCGCCGCGACGACCACGCGTCCCGGGGCCGCCGGGGTCGTCGCCTCCGAGTGGACCCGGCTCGTCTCGCTGCGCGCCCCCTGGTGGACCGCCGCGGTCACGGTCGTCGTCGCCGGGATCATCACGTACCTG
This region includes:
- a CDS encoding ABC transporter ATP-binding protein; protein product: MIEVDALTKRYGSTTAVDGLTFTAGPGTVTGFLGPNGAGKSTTMRVVVGLERPTSGTATVDGRRFADLPAPLHAVGVMLDARSVHPGRTAYKHLLAMAQTHGIGRARVREVIAQTGLEPAAHRRAGTFSLGMGQRLGIAGALLGDPATLILDEPVNGLDPDGVLWVRRLVRELAAEGRTVLLSSHLMHELALCADRVVVIGRGRLLADASVQEMVERSERTGVVRVRTDGPEALARALVAAGAHVATADGGALHVRGATVDEVGTAARRCDVAVLELATQTGTLEDAYLQLTGDAVEYRTDAPRGGAR